A genomic window from Salvia hispanica cultivar TCC Black 2014 chromosome 5, UniMelb_Shisp_WGS_1.0, whole genome shotgun sequence includes:
- the LOC125188866 gene encoding transcription factor bHLH36-like encodes MFPFQPSHDDLGFGIPTTSQSCQIQDDISMDYHFLEPNLINFSVGSNDGEVSKRIDLEFCKKGQKERSNHGGTSKKVMHREVERKRRQEMSHLYASLRSHLPHHLLKGKHSVCDQLQEATSHIKKMEKNIEELKGRRNKLKSLLSSSGGKDESSNGRGNVAVNIVSDGMEILISHSIERSDDFELSQVLAELQRSELDVIHIVSSRTNERYVHKIQVESQGMDKHGALVLQERLSKAIQ; translated from the exons ATGTTTCCCTTCCAACCAAGCCACGATGACTTAGGTTTTGGAATCCCAACTACTTCTCAATCATGCCAAATCCAGGATGATATTAGTATGGATTATCATTTCTTGGAAcctaatttaatcaatttctCTGTGGGAAGCAATGATGGAGAAGTGAGTAAAAGAATAGATCTGGAGTTTTGCAAAAAAGGGCAAAAAGAGAGGAGCAACCATGGAGGCACTAGCAAGAAGGTTATGCACCGCGAGGTGGAGAGGAAAAGGAGGCAAGAAATGTCACACCTTTATGCTTCTCTCCGCTCCCATCTTCCTCATCATCTGCTTAAG GGAAAACACAGTGTTTGTGATCAATTACAAGAAGCTACCAGTCACATTAAAAAGAtggagaaaaatattgaagaattGAAAGGTCGTAGAAACAAGTTGAAGAGTTTGCTTAGTTCTTCAGGTGGAAAGGATGAAAGTTCAAATGGCAGAGGCAATGTGGCAGTAAACATAGTCTCGGATGGAATGGAGATTCTTATCTCACACAGCATCGAAAGATCTGATGATTTTGAGCTGTCTCAAGTTCTTGCAGAATTACAGCGGAGTGAGCTTGATGTTATTCACATTGTTTCTTCTAGAACTAACGAGAGATATGTCCACAAAATCCAGGTTGAG AGCCAAGGAATGGATAAACATGGAGCGTTGGTTCTGCAAGAGAGATTGAGCAAGGCCATACAGTAA
- the LOC125188865 gene encoding transcription factor bHLH126-like, with the protein MFSFQPCDELVFGSPTTPRQHPIMMDHSLLETNLLSFSSTSREDQPIGASNLGSPPPPPRQKGQTRFGSYNKRVLHRDIERKRREEMSKLCVSLNTLLPVENKKGKSSVSDQMEEATKYIKQMHEKMEELRTRRDKLKKSYYNSSSSSSSSRGTNVEFISDGSTSRLHKGVAVHRIMDGLEIIITTKSPQFELSHVLALLLQRELDVVSCVSTATNGGFLHTIVTKASNRSSLDVWGLHDRLTETIK; encoded by the exons ATGTTCTCCTTCCAGCCATGTGATGAGCTGGTTTTCGGTTCCCCAACCACTCCTCGACAACATCCGATTATGATGGACCACTCCTTGCTTGAGACCAATTTATTAAGTTTCTCTTCCACTTCAAGAGAAGATCAGCCGATCGGAGCTTCAAACTTGggatcgccgccgccgccgccaagGCAAAAGGGTCAGACCAGGTTTGGATCATATAATAAGAGGGTTTTGCACAGAGATATTGAAAGGAAGAGGAGGGAAGAAATGTCCAAGCTTTGTGTTTCTCTCAACACCCTTCTTCCCGTTGAGAACAAAAAG GGGAAAAGCTCTGTGAGCGATCAAATGGAGGAGGCGACGAAGTACATAAAACAGATGCATGagaaaatggaagaattgcGAACTCGAAGAGATAAGCTAAAGAAATCATACTacaattcttcttcttcttcctcttcttctcgTGGCACGAACGTTGAATTTATTTCAGATGGTAGCACTAGTAGATTGCATAAAGGTGTGGCGGTGCACCGGATCATGGACGGATTGGAGATCATCATCACCACCAAGAGCCCTCAGTTCGAGCTCTCTCACGTGCTTGCGCTACTCCTTCAAAGAGAGCTCGATGTGGTTAGCTGTGTTTCCACCGCAACAAATGGTGGATTTCTCCATACAATCGTTACTAAg GCCAGCAATAGGAGTAGCCTTGATGTGTGGGGGCTGCACGACAGATTGACTGAGACTATCAAGTAA
- the LOC125189495 gene encoding uncharacterized protein LOC125189495 encodes MPQALRDAHRRWHKANEMAKCYMLASMSSVLKHQHSAMETAAVIMTNLVNLFGTQNRTVKSQAFRGIMTKTMKEGSSVRQHVLEMMSHLNQIEVLGVDDRSRVPKLL; translated from the coding sequence ATGCCGCAAGCATTGCGAGATGCGCATAGACGGTGGCATAAGGCGAACgagatggctaagtgctaTATGTTGGCTTCTATGTCATCAGTACTCAAGCATCAGCATTCTGCCATGGAAACTGCCGCCGTGATTATGACAAATCTCGTAAATctttttggtactcagaatcgaacggttaagtctcaagcctttcggGGTATCATGACGAAGACAATGAAGGAAGGCTCGTCTGTGAGGCAACAcgtcctcgagatgatgagccacctTAACCagattgaggttttgggagtGGACGATAGATCCCGAGTCCCAAAGTTACTATAA
- the LOC125188868 gene encoding transcription factor bHLH36-like, whose product MGEGDLQVIEDARINEVEKKKLHKEIERQRRKEMAALYDSLRSVLPSNSIKGLRSASDQIAEATKYIRYMQNKVRQLKVKRDKMMKSAENNKKGLLSSSKGLPITVRVQRCTGSAEVLIFATAEGRSLRLSSILQLLVEEGLNVVDCNCTKFDGRLHCTIQCEEGRPSIDLQTLQVKLTSNIENFGDESG is encoded by the exons ATGGGTGAGGGTGATTTACAAGTGATCGAAGATGCAAGAATCAATGaggtggagaaaaaaaaattgcacaaAGAAATTGAGAggcaaagaagaaaagaaatggcCGCCCTTTATGATTCTCTCCGTTCAGTCCTCCCTTCCAACTCTATCAAG ggCTTGCGATCGGCATCTGATCAAATTGCTGAGGCTACAAAGTATATAAGATATATGCAGAATAAAGTGAGGCAACTAAAAGTGAAGAGGGATAAGATGATGAAATCGgctgaaaataacaaaaagggTTTGTTGAGCTCTAGCAAGGGTTTGCCTATCACAGTAAGGGTTCAGCGATGCACGGGTAGCGCCGAGGTGCTGATCTTCGCGACAGCGGAAGGGAGAAGCCTTCGCCTATCGAGCATCCTGCAGCTGTTGGTCGAGGAAGGGCTGAACGTGGTGGACTGTAACTGCACCAAATTTGATGGGAGGTTACATTGCACCATCCAATGTGAG GAAGGACGTCCGAGTATCGATCTACAAACTTTGCAAGTAAAGCTTACAAGTAACATCGAAAATTTTGGTGATGAATCTGGATAG
- the LOC125189496 gene encoding ethylene-responsive transcription factor ERN1-like, with translation MKQNTSAGGEDGVRVRRKTSSRGHHKFVGVRQRPSGRWVAEIKDSLQKVRLWLGTFDTAEDAARAYDKAARQLRGANARTNFELPQSGPGSAFPENASDMVVNKNNVVMNEEPSSVGPDSSLGWLGEPQLGWESHMMCQVEENPFLDLGYNCNPLSEVLAINNKGRKGVQVDAASSDWDPLPPLEGRYGYQGSYNLVSGNIGWESELSYVVPSVLS, from the coding sequence aTGAAGCAAAACACATCCGCCGGAGGCGAAGACGGCGTCCGAGTCCGACGAAAGACGTCATCCCGGGGCCACCACAAGTTCGTCGGAGTCCGCCAGCGCCCCTCGGGGCGTTGGGTCGCCGAGATCAAAGACTCCTTACAAAAGGTTAGGCTATGGCTTGGGACGTTTGACACCGCCGAAGATGCGGCCAGGGCTTATGACAAGGCAGCTCGACAGTTGCGGGGCGCAAACGCACGCACCAACTTCGAGCTGCCCCAGTCGGGCCCCGGGTCTGCGTTCCCCGAGAACGCCAGTGACATGGTTGTCAATAAGAACAACGTTGTTATGAACGAGGAGCCTAGCTCGGTGGGCCCGGATTCGAGCCTGGGGTGGCTGGGGGAACCTCAATTAGGTTGGGAATCACATATGATGTGCCAAGTTGAAGAGAATCCATTCCTGGATTTGGGGTACAATTGTAATCCTCTTAGTGAAGTGTTAGCAATTAACAATAAAGGAAGGAAGGGTGTGCAAGTCGATGCTGCGTCGAGTGATTGGGACCCACTTCCACCTTTAGAGGGCAGATATGGGTATCAAGGTAGTTATAATTTGGTTTCAGGTAATATTGGGTGGGAATCTGAGCTTAGTTATGTTGTACCTTCTGTACTAAGTTAA